From Brassica oleracea var. oleracea cultivar TO1000 chromosome C3, BOL, whole genome shotgun sequence, a single genomic window includes:
- the LOC106333331 gene encoding transcription factor PRE2, with translation MSSSRRSRQASSSSRINDDQITELISKLRQSIPEIRQNRRSNTVSASKVLQETCNYIRNLNKEADDLSDRLSQLLETIDPNSPQAAVIRSLINE, from the exons ATGTCGTCTAGCAGAAGGTCGAGACAAGCAAGCTCGTCATCAAGGATTAACGATGATCAGATCACTGAACTTATTTCAAAGCTCCGACAATCTATTCCAGAGATTCGCCAGAACCGTCGTTCCAACACG GTATCAGCGTCGAAGGTGTTACAAGAGACTTGCAATTACATAAGAAACTTGAACAAAGAAGCCGATGATCTCAGTGATCGATTGTCTCAGCTTCTGGAGACCATTGATCCTAATAGCCCACAAGCAGCCGTTATTAGGAGTTTGATTAATGAATAG